Proteins from a single region of Haloplanus sp. GDY1:
- the rpsB gene encoding 30S ribosomal protein S2, with product MTDNDIETPDVEEEAAAAEADDAPDPDADTTEEPTAEAADEAAEAEDAGAEADDASPFDENVMPDDEADLLIPVEDYLGAGVHIGTQQKTEDMERFIHRVRDDGLYVLDVSQTDQRIRTAADFLANYSPEQVLVTSSRQYGRFPAEKFAEAIGARARTGRFIPGTLTNPDYDGYIEPDVVVVTDPIGDSQAVKEAITVGIPVIAMCDSNNQLSNVDLVIPTNNKGRRALSVVYWLLANETLDRRGAEPAYALDDFEAGI from the coding sequence ATGACAGACAACGACATCGAAACCCCGGACGTCGAGGAGGAGGCGGCGGCCGCCGAGGCCGACGACGCCCCCGACCCCGACGCCGACACCACGGAGGAACCGACCGCCGAGGCGGCCGACGAGGCGGCCGAGGCAGAAGACGCGGGCGCCGAGGCCGACGACGCCTCGCCGTTCGACGAGAACGTGATGCCCGACGACGAGGCCGACCTCCTCATCCCGGTCGAGGACTACCTCGGGGCAGGCGTCCACATCGGGACCCAGCAGAAGACCGAGGACATGGAGCGGTTCATCCACCGCGTCCGTGACGACGGCCTCTACGTGCTCGACGTGAGCCAGACCGACCAGCGCATCCGGACGGCCGCCGACTTCCTCGCGAACTACTCGCCCGAGCAGGTCCTCGTGACCTCCTCCCGGCAGTACGGCCGGTTCCCGGCCGAGAAGTTCGCGGAGGCCATCGGCGCCCGCGCCCGCACCGGCCGTTTCATCCCCGGGACGCTCACCAACCCGGACTACGACGGCTACATCGAGCCCGACGTGGTGGTCGTCACCGACCCCATCGGCGATTCGCAGGCGGTCAAGGAGGCCATCACGGTCGGCATCCCCGTCATCGCCATGTGCGACTCGAACAACCAGCTCAGCAACGTCGACCTCGTCATCCCGACGAACAACAAGGGTCGGCGCGCGCTGTCGGTCGTCTACTGGCTGCTGGCCAACGAGACGCTCGACCGCCGCGGCGCCGAACCGGCCTACGCCCTCGACGACTTCGAGGCGGGCATCTGA
- a CDS encoding zinc-dependent metalloprotease: protein MDLFRSVRTVAGASGTGYVDWAAVAAAAKESTAPGDLTLTEAEREGYAADVRDARDRLRRLGGVEFDLPDTVEIQNRHHWIDANVDTFRRVMAPVERRGPEVLLPGVSRVVNTGTCSFLLAFLGRNVLGQYDPLLLAEADPADRDHCLYFVHPNIVEVAGTLDVDVSRFRRWIAFHEVSHAAEFGAAPWLPEHLEERLERGVDALVAGDLDREAFHELDAAMTAVEGYAELLMDRAFDDDYADLRAKLDARRRGGGPVARLARRLLGLGLKRRQYERGAAFFRTVADERGLEGASAVWERPENLPTDAELDAPERWLARV from the coding sequence ATGGATCTCTTTCGGAGCGTCCGCACCGTCGCCGGCGCCTCGGGGACGGGCTACGTCGACTGGGCGGCGGTCGCCGCGGCGGCCAAGGAGTCGACGGCGCCGGGCGATCTGACGCTCACCGAGGCCGAGCGCGAGGGGTACGCGGCCGACGTCCGCGACGCCCGGGACCGACTCCGGCGACTCGGCGGCGTCGAGTTCGACCTGCCGGACACGGTCGAGATACAGAACCGCCACCACTGGATCGACGCGAACGTCGACACCTTCCGTCGGGTGATGGCGCCAGTCGAGCGACGGGGGCCGGAGGTCCTGCTCCCCGGCGTCTCCCGCGTCGTCAACACCGGCACCTGCTCGTTCCTGCTGGCGTTTCTGGGCCGGAACGTCCTCGGGCAGTACGATCCGCTCCTCCTCGCCGAGGCCGACCCCGCCGACCGGGACCACTGCCTCTACTTCGTCCACCCGAACATCGTCGAGGTGGCGGGAACGCTCGACGTCGACGTCTCCCGGTTCCGGCGCTGGATCGCCTTCCACGAGGTGTCCCACGCCGCCGAGTTCGGCGCCGCGCCGTGGCTCCCGGAACACTTGGAGGAGCGACTGGAACGCGGCGTCGACGCGCTCGTCGCCGGCGACCTGGACCGCGAGGCGTTCCACGAACTCGACGCCGCCATGACCGCCGTCGAGGGGTACGCGGAGCTGCTGATGGATCGGGCCTTCGACGACGACTACGCCGACCTGCGGGCGAAACTCGACGCCCGCCGGCGGGGCGGCGGCCCGGTCGCACGGCTCGCCCGGCGGCTGCTCGGCCTCGGCCTGAAGCGCCGGCAGTACGAGCGCGGGGCGGCCTTCTTCCGGACCGTCGCCGACGAACGCGGCCTGGAGGGTGCGAGCGCCGTGTGGGAGCGCCCGGAGAACCTGCCGACGGACGCGGAACTCGACGCCCCCGAGCGGTGGCTGGCGCGGGTCTGA
- a CDS encoding nuclear transport factor 2 family protein, whose product MDAEETIRDYYEALRRGEPLYPYFAERSDLVKFGVGERLVGYDAVAEGLREQTRTTEDWTVESRALRVTERDDHAYFSDTVFMSWTDREADHEYALSTRWSGTLEPRTDEWLFVGMHVSAPYVE is encoded by the coding sequence ATGGACGCGGAGGAGACGATTCGTGACTACTACGAGGCGCTTCGCCGCGGCGAACCGCTCTACCCCTACTTCGCGGAGCGCTCGGATCTGGTGAAGTTCGGCGTCGGCGAGCGACTGGTCGGCTACGACGCCGTCGCCGAGGGCCTGCGCGAGCAGACGCGCACCACCGAGGACTGGACGGTCGAGAGTCGGGCCCTCCGGGTCACCGAGCGCGACGACCACGCCTACTTCTCCGATACCGTGTTCATGTCGTGGACCGACCGCGAGGCGGACCACGAGTACGCCCTCTCGACCCGGTGGAGCGGCACGCTCGAACCCCGAACCGACGAGTGGCTGTTCGTCGGCATGCACGTGAGTGCGCCGTACGTCGAGTGA